One genomic segment of Ricinus communis isolate WT05 ecotype wild-type chromosome 3, ASM1957865v1, whole genome shotgun sequence includes these proteins:
- the LOC8262638 gene encoding leucine-rich repeat receptor protein kinase HPCA1 translates to MVVFLRETNSRILLFLLFVSLQICNIAAVTNTADSSALNALKDIWQNTPPSWKGADPCGDKWEGIECTNLRVTSITLSSIGITGQLSGDISNLQELQILDLSYNKGLEGTLPESIGNLKKLTNLILVGCGFSGPIPNSIGSLQQLVFLSLNSNGFSGGIPPSIGNLAKLYWLDLADNKLEGRIPVSTGTTPGLNMLVNTKHFHFGKNRLGGTIPPELFRSDMTLLHVLFESNNFTGSIPSTLGLVQSLEIVRFDRNSLTGPVPSNLNNLTGVSELFLSNNQLTGSFPNLTGMNSLSYLDMSNNSFDASDFPSWMSTLQSLTTLMMENTQLQGQIPAEFFSLSHLTTVVLRDNKLNGTLDVGTTHGDQLLIDMRNNEISGYTQHGTGQTPVTILLNNPICQETGVKEAYCSVPPSDSPYVTPPNNCEPVQCNSNQSSSPNCNCAYPYKGLLVFRAPSFSDLENTTLFISLEQALMNSFRSNEVPVDSVSLSNPRKDSSDYLDFDLEVFPTGKDHFSRIDISGLGFVLSNQTFKPPKVFGPFYFIADPYKFFAGESTESNNSSNTGIIIGAAAGGVVLVLLLLLAGLYAYRQKKRAQRAKEQNNPFAHWDSSKSHGADVPQLKGARCFSFEELKKYTNNFSDANDIGSGGYGKVYRGILPNGQLVAIKRAQQGSLQGGLEFKTEIELLSRVHHKNLVSLLGFCFERGEQMLVYEFVANGSLSDSLSGKSGIRLDWVRRLKVALGSARGLAYMHELANPPIIHRDVKSTNILLDERLNAKVADFGLSKPMSDSEKGHVTTQVKGTMGYLDPEYYMTQQLTEKSDVYSFGVVMLELLTGKRPIERGKYIVREVKLAMDRTKDLYNLHELLDPGIGLETTLKGLDKFVDLAMKCVQELGADRPTMGDVVKEIENILKLAGVNPNAESASTSASYEEASKGSPHHPYNKDAFEYSGAFPPSKIDPQ, encoded by the exons ATGGTGGTGTTTTTGAGAGAGACGAATTCAAGAATTTTGCTGTTTCTGCTGTTTGTCTCCCTCCAAATTTGTAACATAGCAGCTGTAACTAATACTGCTGATT CTAGTGCTTTGAATGCTCTCAAGGACATCTGGCAAAACACTCCACCTAGTTGGAAAGGTGCAGACCCTTGTGGAGACAAATGGGAAGGCATAGAATGCACCAATTTACGTGTGACTTCCAT AACATTGTCAAGCATAGGAATTACAGGGCAGCTATCTGGAGATATCTCAAACTTACAGGAGTTGCAGATTCT GGATCTATCGTATAACAAAGGTCTGGAAGGCACTCTTCCAGAATCAATTGGGAATCTGAAGAAGCTAACCAACTT AATCCTGGTTGGTTGTGGTTTCTCTGGTCCTATCCCTAATTCAATAGGATCACTGCAGCAGCTGGTCTTTCT ATCTCTAAATTCTAATGGCTTCAGTGGAGGAATCCCACCTTCAATTGGCAATTTAGCTAAACTTTATTGGTTGGATCTAGCTGACAATAAGCTTGAAGGGCGCATCCCAGTCTCCACAGGGACTACACCTGGCCTTAATATGCTAGTTAATACAAAACACTT TCATTTTGGAAAGAATCGGCTTGGAGGCACAATCCCACCTGAACTTTTCAGATCAGACATGACCCTCCTACATGT GCTTTTTGAGAGCAACAACTTCACTGGTAGCATCCCTTCTACCCTTGGCCTTGTGCAGAGTCTGGAGATTGT ACGCTTTGATAGGAATTCCCTTACTGGACCTGTTCCTTCAAACCTCAACAATCTTACCGGTGTCAGCGAGTT GTTCTTGTCCAACAATCAATTGACTGGATCTTTTCCTAACCTTACAGGGATGAACAGTCTCAGTTACTT GGACATGAGCAATAATAGCTTTGATGCATCAGATTTTCCTTCCTGGATGTCAACCTTACAGTCTTTAACAACATT GATGATGGAGAACACACAACTTCAAGGACAAATTCCAGCTGAATTCTTCAGCCTCTCTCATTTAACTACTGT GGTGCTAAGGGACAACAAACTAAACGGTACATTAGATGTTGGAACAACTCACGGGGACCAACTTCTCATTGATATGCGAAACAATGAAATTTCTGGCTATACACAACATGGAACAGGACAAACTCCAGTCACAAT ACTCTTGAACAATCCTATCTGCCAAGAAACAGGAGTAAAGGAAGCTTACTGCTCTGTTCCCCCATCAGATTCTCCATATGTGACCCCACCAAATAATTGTGAACCTGTTCAGTGCAATTCAAATCAAAGTTCCAGTCCCAACTGCAACTGTGCTTATCCATACAAAGGACTGCTAGTTTTCAGAGCTCCTTCATTCTCAGACTTGGAAAACACAACCCTCTTCATATCTCTTGAGCAGGCTTTAATGAATTCTTTTAGGTCCAATGAAGTTCCTGTGGATTCAGTTTCTCTAAGTAATCCAAGAAAGGATTCATCTGACTATCTTGATTTCGACCTAGAAGTCTTTCCAACTGGGAAAGATCATTTCAGTCGAATAGATATTTCTGGGCTTGGGTTTGTGCTGAGCAACCAGACTTTCAAGCCTCCAAAAGTCTTTGGACCTTTCTACTTCATCGCAGATCCTTATAAGTTCTTTGCTG GAGAATCCACAGAATCAAACAACTCATCAAACACTGGCATTATCATCGGAGCTGCTGCTGGTGGAGTTGTTCTTGTGTTACTATTGCTCCTCGCGGGGCTTTATGCTTACCGCCAAAAGAAGAGAGCACAAAGGGCAAAAGAACAGAACAATCCTTTTG CACACTGGGATTCAAGTAAGAGCCATGGTGCTGATGTTCCTCAACTAAAAGGAGCCAGatgcttttcttttgaagaGCTTAAGAAATACACCAATAATTTCTCAGATGCCAATGATATTGGATCTGGGGGTTATGGAAAG GTGTATAGAGGAATCCTTCCCAATGGTCAACTGGTTGCCATCAAACGAGCACAACAAGGATCATTGCAGGGTGGACTAGAATTCAAGACTGAGATTGAACTTCTATCCAGAGTCCATCACAAAAATCTCGTAAGCCTTTTAGGGTTTTGCTTTGAACGAGGAGAACAAATGCTTGTGTATGAGTTTGTCGCAAATGGTAGTCTCAGTGATAGTCTGTCAG GGAAGTCGGGAATCAGGCTGGACTGGGTTAGGAGACTTAAAGTGGCCCTTGGGTCTGCGAGAGGCCTGGCATACATGCATGAGCTTGCTAACCCTCCCATTATTCATAGGGATGTAAAGTCAACCAACATACTTCTGGATGAACGCTTAAATGCAAAAGTTGCTGATTTTGGTCTCTCCAAGCCCATGAGTGACAGCGAAAAGGGTCATGTTACCACTCAAGTTAAGGGGACGATG GGCTATTTGGATCCGGAATATTACATGACTCAGCAGTTAACTGAGAAGAGTGATGTTTACAGCTTCGGAGTGGTGATGCTGGAGCTACTAACTGGAAAAAGGCCAATAGAGCGTGGGAAATACATCGTGAGAGAGGTAAAGCTGGCGATGGATAGAACAAAAGATTTATATAACCTCCACGAACTTCTGGACCCAGGCATTGGTTTGGAAACAACATTAAAAGGTCTGGATAAGTTTGTGGATCTGGCAATGAAATGCGTGCAAGAGTTGGGAGCTGACAGGCCTACAATGGGTGATGTGGTGAAAGAAATAGAGAATATCTTGAAGCTCGCAGGTGTAAATCCCAATGCTGAATCAGCATCAACTTCAGCAAGTTACGAGGAAGCAAGCAAGGGAAGCCCCCACCACCCTTACAACAAAGACGCCTTTGAGTATAGTGGGGCCTTTCCACCTTCCAAGATAGACCCACAATGA
- the LOC125369479 gene encoding uncharacterized protein LOC125369479 encodes MDTAKLEDYHAVNDLLPEFDDSGALHRRPTSDRPDAKLFSILSNEAVYSSEIKKSFMRKVIVFISSCSLPENENVDSRLFRITLMYAADDHKYVSVEFVFEESSSSVSNMQQQENLKCSVTTTVSDHDLCDCSFQTYNIPGSGERLQEKWDANLPHINRDDTKLLALKYLKEIYVVAVSQTTNEQQREDLSLTDQQIYELLTHFAPKQAVLPNGTATGRPTSPGAHHNGGGNDGAGGGYHENGAVGGGADNGDGGPGVGDSYDAGGDGDGGGDGGGGGGGGGGAANFVFLIPICLRTPDGLLVLLNHVPMFQLQFMTRDLFLNILHAYWCLHTNEQRRQDITRETVWPGYRVSFLSDWPDVHGPEPVEEHDLELDFDGDWSYFNHFLAVIIVEAEAD; translated from the exons ATGGATACTGCTAAGCTTGAAGATTATCACGCTGTCAACGACTTATTGCCTGAATTCGACGATTCTGGAGCTCTTCATCGTCGACCGACGTCAGATCGTCCTG ATGCAAAACTGTTTAGCATTTTGAGTAATGAAGCTGTGTACTCATCGGAGATTAAGAAGAGTTTCATGAGGAAAGTAATCGTTTTCATCAGCTCCTGCAGTTTACCTGAGAATGAGAATGTTGACTCTCGTCTCTTCAGAATCACTCTCATG TACGCAGCAGATGATCATAAGTATGTTTCTGTGGAGTTTGTGTTTGAAGAAAGCTCAAGTTCTGTCAGCAATATGCAGCAGCAAGAGAATCTCAAATGCTCTGTAACAACTACTGTATCTGATCATGATCTCTGTGACTGCTCATTTCAGACTTACAATATTCCAG GATCAGGCGAAAGATTGCAGGAGAAATGGGATGCTAATTTGCCTCACATTAATCGTGATGACACAAAACTACTCGCTCTGAAATATTTGAAGGAAATATATGTTGTGGCCGTATCTCAGACTACGAATGAACAACAAAGGGAAGACTTGAGTCTTACTGATCAGCAAATATATGAGCTGCTCACTCACTTTGCTCCCAAACAA GCTGTATTGCCAAATGGGACTGCTACGGGACGGCCAACTTCACCGGGCGCACATCATAATGGAGGTGGAAATGATGGAGCAGGTGGGGGTTATCATGAGAATGGGGCCGTTGGTGGTGGTGCCGATAATGGTGATGGTGGTCCTGGTGTTGGTGATAGTTATGATGCAGGTGGAGATGGAGATGGCGGCGGGGatggtggaggtggaggtggaggtggaggaGGAGCTGCCAATTTCGTATTTCTTATTCCGATATGCTTAAGGACCCCTGATGGCCTGTTGGTGTTGTTGAACCACGTTCCAATGTTTCAACTTCAATTTATGACTCGAGATCTGTTCCTCAACATCCTCCACGCTTATTGGTGTCTCCATACAAATGAACAGAGACGTCAGGATATTACTCGGGAGACTGTGTGGCCAGGTTACAGGGTTAGCTTCCTTAGCGATTGGCCGGATGTGCATGGACCTGAACCTGTTGAAGAACACGATCTGGAATTGGATTTCGATGGTGATTGGTCTTACTTTAACCACTTTCTTGCGGTGATTATCGTTGAAGCGGAGGCTGACTGA
- the LOC8262637 gene encoding probable methyltransferase At1g29790, protein MRSGADQDYLKKHSHQQLHTKYKLKMLVLVILTNLLTVYIFAGPSLNLKLPGACTNHIPFTLWDSNILLRELNSTKEQLAASTLLISDLHQKLNSTNLLVEALLIELTSAQQHEKLAQLPVKYPDVSGVDFSDEVMLSIGPHKLPLGYSPRMGSDEVHAPAGAACLRYQEDLTKYMTYEVGGVCPVDDVFAQRLLLKGCEPLPRRRCRPRSPENYVEPTPLPNSLWATPPDTSIIWDPYTCKSYKCLVNRQNEPGYFDCKDCFNLQGREKTRWMFDNGGLDYGIDQVLKSKPHGTIRIGLDIGGGTGTFAARMKERNITIITSSMNLDGPFNSFIASRGLIPIHVSVSQRLPFFENTLDIVHSMHVLSNWIPDAMLEFTLYDIYRVLRPGGLFWLDHFFCTGSQLNETYTPMLDSVGFKKLRWNAGKKLDRGIHKNEWYFSALLEKPMT, encoded by the coding sequence ATGAGAAGTGGGGCTGATCAAGATTACCTGAAAAAGCACTCGCATCAGCAACTGCATACCAAGTACAAGCTTAAGATGCTTGTGCTTGTAATATTAACCAATCTTCTCACTGTCTACATCTTTGCTGGTCCTTCTTTAAACCTGAAGCTCCCTGGCGCCTGCACAAATCACATCCCTTTCACTCTTTGGGATTCCAATATTCTCCTGCGTGAGCTTAACTCCACTAAAGAGCAGCTTGCTGCTAGTACTCTGCTTATTTCTGATTTGCACCAGAAGCTCAACTCCACCAACTTGCTTGTGGAAGCACTTCTTATAGAACTAACCAGTGCCCAGCAGCATGAGAAGCTAGCCCAACTTCCTGTCAAGTACCCTGATGTATCTGGCGTCGATTTTTCTGATGAAGTTATGCTATCGATAGGTCCTCATAAGCTCCCACTTGGGTACTCACCAAGGATGGGATCTGATGAGGTCCATGCGCCAGCTGGTGCAGCCTGCTTGAGGTATCAAGAAGATTTAACCAAATACATGACTTATGAAGTTGGAGGAGTTTGTCCGGTTGATGATGTGTTTGCTCAAAGGTTGTTGCTTAAAGGATGTGAGCCTCTCCCCCGCCGGAGATGCCGCCCTAGGTCTCCGGAAAACTATGTAGAACCGACCCCATTGCCTAACAGTCTTTGGGCAACACCACCTGATACCAGCATTATCTGGGATCCTTATACTTGCAAAAGCTACAAGTGCCTTGTCAACCGCCAAAATGAGCCAGGCTACTTCGACTGTAAGGATTGTTTCAATCTACAGGGGAGGGAGAAGACGAGGTGGATGTTTGATAATGGAGGACTTGATTACGGAATTGACCAAGTTCtcaaatcaaaacctcatGGAACAATCCGTATTGGACTCGACATAGGAGGCGGGACTGGCACATTTGCAGCTAGGATGAAGGAAAGAAATATTACCATCATCACAAGCTCCATGAATCTGGATGGTCCCTTCAACAGCTTTATTGCTTCCAGGGGATTAATCCCAATACATGTTAGTGTCTCTCAGAGGCTTCCGTTCTTCGAGAACACACTGGACATAGTTCATTCCATGCATGTTTTAAGCAACTGGATTCCAGACGCCATGCTGGAGTTCACACTCTATGACATATACAGAGTGCTGAGGCCAGGGGGACTCTTCTGGCTTGACCATTTCTTCTGCACAGGATCGCAGCTGAATGAGACTTATACCCCAATGCTTGACAGCGTTGGGTTCAAGAAGCTAAGGTGGAATGCTGGCAAGAAGCTTGATCGAGGAATTCACAAGAATGAGTGGTATTTCTCTGCTCTGTTGGAGAAACCGATGACCTAA